One part of the Treponema sp. OMZ 787 genome encodes these proteins:
- the radC gene encoding DNA repair protein RadC, which produces MIGYKNLSAMEKPDMRERLLEYGPQNLSDSDLVAILLRTGIKDKPVKELAEDIILHIDRARPEKIEGYLRSIRGMGDSKISTVLAAMELGRRYYDNKNRTISHPTDVVPILQHYADRDREHFICVSLNGANEIIATRVVSVGTINRTIVHPREVYSDPLKDRAASIIAAHNHPSGNLEPSNEDIELTRRIYEAGKILGIKLLDHIILVPNGNFFSFVQSGTRFDI; this is translated from the coding sequence ATGATAGGCTATAAAAATTTATCCGCTATGGAAAAACCCGATATGAGGGAAAGGCTTTTGGAGTACGGGCCTCAGAATTTAAGCGACTCTGATTTGGTGGCCATTCTTTTACGCACAGGCATTAAGGATAAACCCGTAAAAGAATTGGCCGAGGACATTATTCTCCACATCGACAGGGCAAGGCCCGAAAAAATTGAAGGCTATCTGCGTTCTATCCGTGGGATGGGAGATTCAAAGATTTCAACTGTTCTTGCTGCCATGGAATTGGGAAGGAGGTATTACGACAACAAGAACCGCACGATTTCGCACCCGACCGATGTTGTGCCTATCTTGCAGCACTACGCAGACCGTGATAGGGAACACTTTATCTGCGTTTCCTTAAACGGAGCAAACGAAATTATTGCAACCCGTGTTGTAAGTGTTGGTACAATCAACAGAACAATTGTGCATCCTCGTGAAGTTTATTCAGATCCGCTAAAGGACAGGGCAGCTTCAATAATTGCAGCCCATAATCATCCTTCGGGAAATTTGGAACCCTCAAATGAGGATATAGAATTGACACGCCGCATATACGAGGCAGGAAAAATTTTGGGCATCAAGCTTTTGGATCACATAATCTTGGTGCCCAACGGCAATTTTTTCAGCTTTGTGCAAAGCGGCACAAGGTTTGACATTTAA
- a CDS encoding D-alanyl-D-alanine carboxypeptidase family protein, producing MKHSSKRILKCIFILFAAVLFCVLSFAGFVFFHVSELKKAGPLQVSSEQVEKALGAFYKERKFNADFPPLNSIENFLPVQDRPSAAAVKSADIELPQIDAESYILIHAKTGTILTEHNADKQIPPASLTKLVTIYTMLQNPEFKNLGKKVIPPKEAWAVFLPRGAAWMGLGENQTLSIEELIRGMAVCSGNDAALAAALLTEGSLEKFTLKMNEAVKKIGLNSTYFEDSSGLSEKNQTTAKDFALFSLHYLKRYPENLKKFHSVNEISYPQEHNILIKKNSSGLKQFQITKPATNTLLKKLEGCDGLKTGFIYESGFNISLTAQKNGERFIAVILGGHWKNLKEGISTREQNSIKLMNFAFDNFTSFDIREHSKIEKTVKVLGSNLSVKTSAIIPIPANLDFSQDYITVLKKDERHIERVINLPATIKAPLPAGRQIGSIEYRIKDSELVLKTIPLICPIDIKEGSAFRKFIDGFFR from the coding sequence ATGAAGCACAGCTCAAAAAGAATTTTAAAATGTATTTTTATCCTCTTTGCGGCTGTGCTTTTTTGTGTTTTAAGCTTTGCAGGTTTCGTTTTTTTTCATGTTTCCGAATTAAAAAAGGCCGGGCCTCTTCAAGTTTCTTCCGAACAGGTTGAAAAAGCTCTTGGGGCTTTTTATAAGGAACGCAAATTCAATGCCGACTTTCCGCCCCTTAATTCCATCGAAAATTTCTTACCCGTTCAAGACCGGCCTTCTGCAGCTGCGGTAAAATCGGCCGATATTGAATTGCCTCAAATCGATGCCGAATCCTACATTCTTATTCATGCAAAAACGGGAACAATTTTGACGGAACACAATGCAGATAAACAAATTCCTCCTGCCTCCCTTACAAAGCTGGTAACGATTTATACCATGCTTCAAAATCCCGAATTTAAAAATTTGGGAAAAAAAGTTATTCCTCCGAAAGAGGCCTGGGCCGTTTTTTTACCGCGAGGGGCTGCATGGATGGGCTTGGGAGAAAATCAAACTTTAAGCATCGAAGAGCTTATAAGAGGAATGGCTGTTTGCTCAGGAAATGATGCAGCCCTTGCAGCAGCCCTCCTCACGGAAGGAAGCCTTGAAAAATTTACGCTTAAAATGAACGAAGCCGTAAAAAAGATAGGACTAAACTCTACATACTTTGAGGACTCTTCGGGTTTGAGCGAAAAAAATCAAACCACTGCCAAGGACTTTGCCCTATTTTCTCTTCATTATTTAAAACGCTATCCCGAAAACCTAAAAAAATTCCATTCGGTAAATGAGATAAGCTATCCCCAAGAACACAACATCCTTATCAAAAAAAATTCCTCAGGCTTAAAACAGTTTCAAATTACAAAGCCTGCTACCAATACTCTTTTAAAAAAACTGGAAGGCTGTGACGGCTTAAAAACAGGCTTTATTTACGAGTCGGGTTTTAATATTTCGCTTACAGCTCAAAAAAACGGTGAGCGTTTTATTGCGGTTATCTTGGGCGGCCATTGGAAAAACTTAAAAGAAGGAATCTCCACAAGAGAGCAAAATTCGATTAAGCTTATGAACTTTGCATTCGATAATTTTACAAGCTTCGATATAAGGGAACACAGCAAAATCGAAAAAACCGTAAAGGTACTTGGCTCAAACCTAAGCGTAAAAACTTCTGCAATTATTCCCATCCCTGCAAATTTGGATTTTTCGCAAGACTATATCACCGTGTTAAAAAAGGATGAAAGGCATATAGAAAGAGTTATCAATTTACCCGCAACAATAAAAGCACCGCTTCCTGCAGGCAGGCAAATCGGTTCTATAGAATACCGTATAAAAGATTCGGAGCTTGTACTAAAAACCATCCCCCTTATCTGCCCGATAGACATAAAAGAAGGTTCTGCTTTTAGAAAATTTATCGACGGTTTTTTTAGATAA
- a CDS encoding ComF family protein encodes MIKRFKLRALICLRNIYARIICPQVCVFCGEETGTGIPLCVKCLQKEITEPVLFRLKHPEKFCSSCGKILISEKELCTNCRAKLREKNEEGAGEKTNEQETEKKEGSAKLLSLQSDFVKRVYTLYPYKGRGGELLRLWKNQNMRGFAEIYASALAAFIEGSLELQNIPMVPVPPRPKKIKNKGWDQIEDLSVCLEHLYNFPILRCLKRKDGASQKSLSREKRAGNLKGKILLKQKRRFLKSKDLKTALPEKLIILDDVMTTGATLNFCAAALKEAGCKEVIGLCLFFD; translated from the coding sequence ATGATAAAAAGATTTAAATTAAGGGCATTGATCTGCTTGCGGAATATTTATGCCAGGATAATTTGTCCTCAGGTTTGTGTGTTTTGCGGGGAAGAAACGGGAACGGGTATTCCGCTTTGCGTTAAGTGTTTGCAAAAAGAAATTACCGAGCCTGTTTTGTTCCGGCTTAAACACCCGGAAAAGTTTTGTTCGTCCTGCGGAAAAATTTTAATTTCCGAAAAGGAGCTTTGCACAAATTGCAGGGCTAAATTACGGGAAAAAAATGAAGAAGGGGCAGGAGAAAAAACGAATGAGCAAGAAACTGAAAAAAAAGAGGGTAGTGCAAAGCTGCTTTCTCTTCAATCCGATTTTGTAAAAAGGGTTTACACCCTCTATCCTTACAAGGGCAGGGGCGGCGAGCTTTTACGCTTGTGGAAAAATCAAAACATGAGAGGCTTTGCAGAAATTTATGCTTCTGCCCTTGCTGCCTTTATTGAAGGGAGTCTTGAGCTTCAAAACATTCCTATGGTGCCGGTTCCGCCCCGTCCTAAAAAGATTAAAAACAAGGGTTGGGATCAAATAGAAGATCTCTCTGTCTGTTTGGAGCATTTGTATAATTTTCCTATTCTCCGCTGCTTAAAGCGGAAGGACGGGGCTTCCCAAAAAAGTCTTTCCCGTGAAAAGAGAGCCGGCAATTTAAAAGGGAAAATTTTGCTCAAACAAAAAAGGCGTTTTTTAAAATCGAAGGATTTAAAAACCGCCTTGCCCGAAAAGCTCATCATCTTGGACGATGTTATGACCACGGGAGCAACCCTTAACTTTTGTGCTGCGGCCTTAAAAGAGGCCGGCTGCAAAGAAGTAATCGGCCTCTGCCTCTTTTTCGATTAG